The Methanobacterium formicicum genome contains the following window.
GGAACCAGGTGGCATTGTATATAACTATATCTCCCACCTTCAGATCCGAGGGATTGATTTCCTGGAGCCCAATGAAGTTGGATTTTTCAATGACCACTACATCTCCCCGGTAGAAAACAGGTTCCATACTACCGGAAACAACCACGTTAAGGTGCTGGGCCAGCACAATCCCCACCAGTATGATGACCACGTAACTGGCTATTTCTCTCCACATCCCTGTTTTTTCCTTAGAAGATGGGGCTGGTTTAACCTTTTTATTTCTTTGTTTTTTAGGCATGGGATCACCTATTTTAAAATAGCACCTTCATCCGCTGAGCTGGCCAGTCTGCTGTAGCGGGCTAACCATCCCTTCAACTGTTTTTCTGGGTGTTTAGCCTGGTCGAGCCTTCTTTTGATCTCGTCTTCGGCAACATCCAGTTCCAGTTTCCTTTGTGGTATGTCGATCCTTATGATATCACCATCTTCCACTATGGCAATAGGTCCGTTACTCATGGCTTCTGGGGAAACATGGCCAATACAGGGGCCTCTGGTTCCTCCAGAGAATCTTCCATCGGTTATCAATGCCACGGACTTTATGCCCATTCCAGATATGGCAGAGGTGGGGTTCAGCATTTCCCTCATACCCGGACCTCCACGGGGACCTTCGTAACGGATGACAATTACATCTTGTTCCTTAACTTCACCATTAAATATGCCCTGGGTTGCTTCTTCTTCACTGTTAAAGACCTTAGCCGGGCCTTCGTGGGTTAACATGTCTGCGCTGACTGCAGCTTGCTTCACCACTGAACCATTAGGAGCTAAATTGCCCTTTAAAACTGCTATACCTCCTTCCTGGTGTACGGGATCTTCCAGGGAATGTATAACTGTGGTATCGGTAACTTCAGCGTCCAGGAAGTTACTTTCAAGGGGATCACCAGTACAAGTAAGGGCTTTGGCATGTATCTGGTCCTTTAACACTTTTAAAACAGCAGGTATGCCTCCGGCTTTGTGCAGGTCCAGCATGGTATGTTTACCTGAGGGGCTGATGGCAGCCAGGTGGGGTATTTCTCTGCTTAAGCTGTCAAACAGGTCTAAATTAACTTCAACTCCTTTATCCCTCAGTTCGTTGGCAATGGCTGGTAAGTGTAGGGTTGTGTTACTGGAGCCTCCCAGTGCCAGGTCCACCACTACTGCATTGTAGAAGGCTTCCTGGGTCATGATCATGGAGGGGGTGATGTTCTTTTTCACCAGTTCCATTATCTTCTCCCCTGATTCCCGGGCCATCTGGATCTTCCGGGAGTCAACGGCATGGGTGGTGGCACAGTAGGGCAGGCTCATGCCCATGGCTTCAGTTAAACAGGCCATACTGTTGGCCGTGAATAATCCTGCACAGGATCCGGCCCCAGGACAGGCACAATGCTCTAATTCGTCCAGTTCCTCTTTACTCATTTTACCGGCAGAAACCTGTCCCACCGCTTCAAAAACATCTATAAGATCCACAGCTTCACCCTTGTACTCTCCAGGGAGCATGGGGCCACCAGTAACCACTATGGATGGTATGTCCAGTCTAGCTGCCGCCATGAGCATACCGGGCACGATCTTGTCGCAGGTGGGTAAAAGAACCAGGGCATCCAGACTGTGGGCCTGGGCCATACTCTCCACAGTATCGGCCACGATCTCGCGGCTGGCCAGTGAATAGCGCATTCCTTCGTGGTTCATGGCTATTCCATCGCAGATCGCCATGGTGCTGAACTCGAAGGGCACACCTCCGGCCTGACTGATCCCCAGTTTAACGGCATCAGCAATTTGTTTTAAATGAATATGTCCGGGAACTATGTCAGTAAAGCTGTTAGCCACACCAATGAATGGTCTATCCATTTCATCATCGGTTACACCACAAGCCCGTAAAAGGGAGCGGTGAGGGGCTCTTTGCATCCCCTTAGTTATGTTATCACTTCTCATCCAAAATCTCCTGTGAGTCCTATAAAAATCGAAACTTATAATGTTATAAATATTGTTCCTACATTCTTTTAAATACTATCTTGCTTTCAGTTAGTACTCTTCCCACTGATGAACCTGGATTTGTAAGGTTTATTTACTTGATTATGATGGCATAATATTCTAATTTATTATATTGTCTCATCATGATTTTAAATTGGCCAATAAAGTGTTTTACAGTTTCATTCGATTTTTTCCCAGGAAATACAGTGGATAATTTTAGGAAAATATATCTTTCATGGTGAAAATTTCATATGATTTGGGGGTTATTATAATTAATATGGATATGCTGTTAATCCTAAAATTTTTAATTTCCCTGGCTTTGGGGGCCCTGATAGGCATTGAAAGGGAGAGAAAACAGGAAGGAGCGGAGTTTGCAGGGATAAGAACCTTCATTTTAATTGCCCTCATGGGAACCCTATCTGCTTATATGTCAAAGGACCTTCCCTACTTCTGGTTGCTATCATTCTCAGGGGTGGTGGTTCTGGTAGGCCTCAGTTACCTGATTTCCACTCGAAAAAATGGTGATGTGGGCATAACTACTGAAATTGCTGCATTTTTAACTTTTATTCTGGGGCTGCTCTGTTTCACCGATGAAGGGATGCTTCTGGCTCCCATCTTGGCTATAATCCTCACCACCATCCTGGCAGTTAAACCGCACCTTCACCAGTTTGCCCATCAGGTGAGTGAAAAAGAGCTGTTAAACACACTTAAATTCTTGATAATAGCATTTGTTATCCTACCACTCCTCCCTGACGAGGCCATTGGTCCCCTGGCGGTTTTCAATCCCTTCCAGATATGGTTAATGGTGGTGTTTATTTCGGCCATCAGTTTCACCGGTTACATTCTCATGAAATTCATTGGACCGGAGAAGGGATTAGGGGTCACGGGTGTCGTGGGAGGGCTGGTATCCAGCACAGCGGTGGTCACTTCCATGGCCGCCAGAGTTAAGGAATCACAATTTCTGATGAAGGCTGCAGTTTTCGCTGCCACAGTGGCCAGTTCCATGATGTTCCTGCGAATACTCTTTGAGGTTTCGGTTATCAACCCTTTACTCCTTCCCCATTTGTCGGCCCCCATGATAGTGATGGGTGTTCTGGGCATTTTACTGGGAATTATCATCTGGAAAAGGGCTGAAATCAGGCAAATGGATGCCGATCTTCAGCTAGAGAATCCCTTTTCATTAAAACCGGCCCTGATCTTTGGAGCACTGTTCCTGGCAATTTTATTCCTTTCCAAAATAGCCAACATGTACCTGGGAAGCAGTGGTGTCTACCTGGCTAGTATCATATCAGGAGTAGCGGATGTGGATGCCATTACCATAAGCATGGCATTACTGGCACCGGAAACCATTCCCCACAATACCGCAGTAACTGCCATAACCCTGGCCGCCATTTCCAATACATTTTTCAAATTTTTAATAGCATTATTTCTGGGCACCAGGAAATTCGCCCGAAATATTGGTATTATATTTTTAATCATTATAATCGCTGGTATAATCTCAGTTCTGGTGCTGTAGATAATGAATTCAATTCTTCGTGGAAGGTCTGGATACGGGAAATGAAATGAAATGATGGTAGAGGGGAAATATATGGAATATGCCTTAAGAGTTTGCCAAAAACGAGATTTCATGTATTTAAAGGAGATATACCTGGAATGTGTTGAACTCCATCAAAAAAATGGTTATTTTCTAAAGAAATTACCTGATGCTCCGGAGATCTTCCTGCAGTATGTTGAGGAGTTAATGGAATCTGCGGATGCCCTGGTCCTGGTGGCCGCAGGTGATAAGGGGGTAATGGGGTACTGCATATCTAAAGTAGGTGAGAAACCCCCGGTATATGCCGATGTTAGGTATGGTCTGATAGATAACCTGGCAGTGGCCGAGGAATATCAGAGGAAGGGGGTGGGTGAACAATTGTTCCAGGAATCAGTCAACTGGTTTAAAGAAAAGGGATTAAGCCGTATTGAACTGGAAGTTGCTGTTTTCAATCCCAAGTCAGTTAACTTCTGGAAAAAAATGGGATTTAAAACTTTCATGAATCTAATGGAATGGGAAATGTAAAAACGAAACAAAGGAGTTGTCATCTCCTTATTTAAATAAAGTAACCTGTCCCGGTTAACATTTAAAACAGTGAAATAAACTTTAGTTAATCATTTGCTACGATTAATTTTTTATTTAATTAATGGGGGTTTATAGGGCCGTATTAATAAGATCTCGGGAGAGGTCAATAAACGAGAGGTAGTTTATAAATAACATCACAACAGAAATCTATTTTTAAATGCCTCAGTATTAGAGTAAGATTACACAGTTTAATTACTGAGTTTAAAATTAAGGTGGTAGCATGCGCATACTTTTGATTCATTCTGATCATTTAAAGTACCAAACAAAATCCAAAACACGAATAGCAGAGGAAATAGGTGAAGAAAAGAAAAAAGGCCAGTTTGAAAATGCCCTGGTAGTTTTCACCGCTGTAGAAAAGGAAGATGAAAAAAATCCAACTGCCGTGGTTGACAATGCAGTCAAAGAGATAATGGACGTAGCAGGGAAAATTAAGGCAGAAAACATTGTAATATATCCTTACGCTCATTTAAGTTCATCTTTAGGCGCTCCAGATATAGCTAAGGATATTTTGGCTAACATGGAGTCTGCCCTGCTGTCACGGGATCTGCCAGTCAGCAGAGTGCCCTTTGGATGGTACAAAGCATTCGAGGTATCCTGTAAAGGACACCCTCTATCGGAGCTTTCCCGGAGCATAAGTTCTGAGGTAACAGAAGACGTAAAAGAAGAATCTGAAGAAGAGGAATCTCAGTTTTACATACTGAATAAGGGGGAGCTTCTGGACATTGAGGACTACACTTACCAGAGTGAAGACCTGGAGAAACTGGTGGACTATGAACTGGGACGGGGAGAATCCACTGGCGAGGAACCACCCCATGTGAAACTGATGAGGGAGAAAAAACTGGCGGACTACGAACCATCTGCCGATGTTGGGCACCTCCGATGGTATCCTAAGGGCCGTCTCATCCGTGACCTCCTATCAGATTATGTTTACACCCTGGTAACTGACCGGGGGGCCATGCCCGTGGAAACACCCATAATGTACGACCTGGCTGATGAGGCCATCCGGGTACACGCTGAAAAATTCGGAGAACGGCAGTACAGAATGACCAGCGGTAAAAAAGACTTAATGTTACGATTTGCCGCATGTTTCGGAGCATTTAGAATTCTAGCCGACTCATTTTTAACCTGGAAAAACTTACCAGTTGGTATTTACGAGCTTTCCACCTACAGCTTCCGTTTGGAGAAAAAAGGAGAAGTTGTGGGTTTGAAAAGACTCCGTGGATTCACCATGCCCGACCTGCACACAGTTTGCAGTGATGTGGAACAGTCTCTTCAGGAATTTGAAAGCCAGATTGAGATGTGCAAGGGTACCGGTGAAGACCTGGATGTTAACTACGAGGTAATCTTCCGGGCCACCGCCGACTTCATGGAAGAAAACCGGGAATGGATTAACCAGGCCGCAGCCCGCATTGGTAAACCAGTACTGATGGAAATCCTCCCAAAACGTAAACATTACTGGATATGTAAAATGGACTTCGCAGCCCTGGATGCACTTGGACGGCCTATTGAAAACCCTACCATTCAAATCGACGTGGAAAGTGGGGAAAGATTCGGAATCACCTACATAGATTCAGAAGAAAAGGAACATCATCCGTATATACTGCACTGCAGTCCAACTGGAAGTATTGAAAGGGTTATATGCAGTTTACTGGAAAAATCGGCTCTGGACATGAAGGATAAAGTGCCAATGTTACCGGTATGGCTGGCCCCCACCCAGGTACGGGTCATACCCATTGCCGAAAGACACAACGAATACGCCCACAAACTGGCACAGCAAATCGAAGATGCCCGTATAAGGGTGGACGTGGATGACCGGCCAGAAACAGTGGGTAAAAAGATTCGAAATGCCGGAGGAGAATGGGTTTCCTATGTCATAGTGATTGGGGATCGTGAAATGGAAGCAGGTTCTGAATTAACCGTTAATGTCCGTGAAACCGGTCAGAAAGTATCCATGGGTCTCCAGGAACTTATAGAGGTCATACAACTGGAGACCAAAGGGATGCCCTTCCGTCCTCTGCCCTTGCCAGTGGACCTTTCCCGCCGGGTTAACTTCTAAAAACGTTAACTTAAACCTTTTTTAAAAAACAAGTATCACCATAGATTAAAAAGGATAATCACATGGAAAAAGTTCCTTTATCTGAACTGGAAGCAAGAATAAGTTCTTTCCGGAACATGATGGCGGTTTCGAATCCAGAATGGGAAATAGCCGCGATTTTCAGTAAAATCAACCAGTACTACTTCACCGGGACCATGCAGGACGGCATGCTCATTATCCCTCGAGAAGGAGAGCCCACTCTATGGGTAAGGCGCAGTTACGAGCGATCCCAGGACGAATCACTCTTCCCCTCCATTAAACCCATGAAAAGTTTTCGAGATGCTAAAAAAGAGTTTAAAACTCTTCCCGATACAGTGTACCTGGAAACTGAAGTAGTGCCCCTGGCCCTGTACCAGCGCTTTAACAAGCACTTCCCATTTAAAGATTTCAAACCCGTTGATCAACAACTGGCCACGGTAAGGGCAGTTAAAAGTAATTATGAACTCTCTCTCATGAGGAAATCAGGAAAAATCCATCAGCGCGTGGCAGAAGATCTGTTACCGGACGTGCTGCAGGAGGGCATGAGTGAGGCTGATCTGGCGGTTACAATCTTCAAAACTTTGGTAGAAGAAGGGCATGATGGCTTAACCCGTTTTGGGATGTTCGATAATGAGATGGTGGTGGGACATGTTGGTTTTGGTGATAGTTCCATTTACCCCACCTATTTTGACGGTGCCAGTGGAACCAGGGGTTTAAGCCCGGCAGCACCAGTTCTGGGAAGCCGCCAGCGAAAACTTAAAAAAGGCGATCTGGTATTTGTGGATGTGGGGTGTGCTTTTAACGGTTACAACACTGATAAAACCATGACCTACATGTTCGGTAGTTCCCTACCGCAACACGCCATAGAAACCCACCATAAGTGTGTAGAAATACAGAATGAGATTGCAAAAATGCTTAAACCCGGTGCAATCCCCTCCCAGATATACCACAGAATAATGGACAACCTGGATGAAGATTTTTTGGAAAACTTCATGGGTTTCGGCCCGCGTAAGGTGAAGTTCCTGGGACATGCCATTGGCCTACTGATTGACGAACTCCCGGTAATTGCTGAAAGATTCGACCAACCACTCCAGGAAGGAATGGTGTTTGCAGTGGAACCTAAAAATGGAATTGCGGGTGTGGGCATGGTGGGGATCGAAAATACCTTCATTGTAACCCCCCGTGGAGGGGAATGTATCACCGGTGATAATCCGGGCCTGGTCCCTGTTTTTTGATTTCTTTAAATTTTTATTATTTTTCCAATTTTTTCATAAATGCCTTTAAATCCCCTTATTAACGCGCTACAAACTATAAATATTATAACTTATAACTTATACTTATAACTTATAATTCAAGATAATTATGGAGAACCATTATGGCAGAAATAATATCAATACTCAATCAGAAGGGAGGTTGTGGTAAAACCACCACTGCAGTAAACCTCTCGGCAGCACTAGCACTTTTAGGAAAGAAAGTTCTGGTAATTGACATGGACCCCCAAGCCAATGCCACCACTGCTTTTGGAGTGCAAAAGAATGAAGAAAATTCTGTTTACCGGGTCTTGACCGGGGAACAAACCATGGATCAAGCCATTGTCCCCACTGAAATTTCAGGACTGGACGTGCTTCCCAGCCACATTTCCCTTAGCGGGGCGGAAGTAGAGTTAAGTAAAGATATTGGGTTTCCCTTCATACTGAAGGAGTCCGTGGATGGCCTTCTGGATGATTACGACTATGTGTTGCTGGATGTGCCTCCTTCTTTGGGTATACTAACCATCAACTCCCTGGTGGCTGCCGACAGTGTGATTATTCCAATCCAGGCAGAATTCTACGCACTGGAAGGAATGGCTGATCTGTTAGATGCCATGAACCTGGTGGAAAGTCGTCTAAAGAGTCCATCACCAATTAAAGGAATATTAATCACCCTTTATGATTCTCGAACCAGGCTGGGAAGGGATGTCTACCGTAATGTTAAACAGTACTTCGGAGACCGGGAGTACATCTTCAAAACTACCATTCCCCGTAATGTGAAACTGGCCGAGGCCCCTAGCCATGGAAAACCATGTATAATCTACGATGAGGAATGTATAGGCACTGAAGCCTACAATGACCTGGCTAAAGAATTCCTCTCATTGAGTAATGATCTGGAGGACAATAAATGACGGCTAAAAAGGGTGAAAGTGCGCTGGGAAGGGGATTAGATGCCCTGATTCGTAAAGAAAAGCCTGAAGAGGCAATGCCAGTAGAAAAAAAACCTGTAAAAAAGAAGACCACTAAAACAGTTTCCAGGACTTCCAAGGCTAAAACCTCTCCTCAACCCCGGAAAACCAAAACCAGTGAAGATCCAAATAAAATCATTGTGGATGGCGTAATCATGGAGGTACGTAAGAATCCTCGGATATCTTTATGGTCTGCCAGATCTGCTGCGGTTTTGAGGTTTTTGAAGAATACTAAACCAGCATTCAGTATAAGTAAAGAGGCTTCAGCACTCATTGAGGAAGCAGTGCAACAGAAATATCCTGAGATATGGGAAATGTTTGAAAAGGAAAATTTTTGAATATAACTCCTTAACTGGAGGCGGTTAGTTATAAGTTATAATTAATTATAAGTTAGAACTTATTAGTTATAACTTATAACTCTATTATTCCGGTGAAATTCTTATCAGGTGAAATTCTTATCAAAAATATTAATTTTTAAATAGATCACAGGGTTTTTAAAAGGAAAGGGTGGTCTGCCGGGCATGGTTCAACTGGAGGAATGGTTCGGCTCTTTTTACCACCACTCCAATTTTTTTCAGTTCATCCATTTCAGTGAACTTCACTCCCCTTCTCCGGTTTTCAATGATCCTCTGAGCTGATTTTTTACCAATACCCGGGACCCGCATCAAATCTTTCAGGCTGGCTTCGTTCACTTCCACCGGGAATAAATCGGGATGTGATTGGGCCCAGAGCATTTTAGGGTCTTCATCCAGGATCAGAAAACCTTCCTCATCCAGGGTAATCTCATCCAGGGAGAAACCATAGGAATTCAGAAGAAACTGGGCCTGATATAGGCGCGGGCTTCGTTTTTCCTCCGGTTGTGCATGACCTTCAAGAGGAGTATCTTTAAGAGGTTCAAAGGGGCTTAAATAACTTAAATTAATATTCAGGTGTTTGTGTAGCCACTGGGCACGTTTTAAAACATCATGATCTGTTTCATTGTTGGCTCCCACAATGAGTTGGGTGCTCTGGCCCGAGGGGGCCATTTCAGGGTGACGTCTTTTCAAACGTCCAATCCATTTCATCCTACGCAGAACATCGTTATGATAATCCTTGGTACTGGTGAGCTCCTGGAAACCGGTTACCGTGGCTGATTCAAGGTTCACGCTTACCCGGTCTGCCAGGCTCATGGCCCTTTTGATCATATCATAGGAAGCTCCCGGAATCACCTTAAGGTGTATGTAACCCTGGTATTCATACTCTAAACGCAATTTACGGGCCACCTCTACCATGTTCTCCATGGCCACATCAGAGTCACCCGGCATCCCTGAACTTAAAAACAGGCCTTCTGCATAGTGGTTCTGGTAGTAGTGAAGAAAAAGTGATATTAACTCTTGGGGTGAAAATTCAACCCTATCAAAACGGTTATGACAGTGATTAATACAGTAATTACAATCACTGGTGCAATGATTGCTCATTAAGACCTTAAAAAGTGGAACCTGACACCCGCTCTGTGTGTGGGCATGATAAATCCCGGGTAACTTGGGAGAAGTAAAATTCTCCTTATTTAGACTGACATAGTTGCAGAGATCATGCTGGGAGGCTTCACCCAGAATTCGAAGTTTTTCCATCTCCATACAGACTTATTCTATATCCATTAAGGTACATAAAAATTTAGAGAGTGCAGATGCAAAGTAACCTTTCTATGGTAAGAATAATTATTTTTCAGTTTTCAAATTTTCTTTGTTCAAATATATCATAAAATCAAGTTTTTTAACATAAAGGTATGCTTATAATTTTAAAATAATATTTTAAGAGAAATTTCTCCACGAAACAATGGAAATCTTTATAATTAGGGTGAACAAAGATATTATGTACAATTTAAGGGAGGTAATAAAAAATGGCCAAAAATCCAATTATAGCAGCGATATTGTCTTTCATAATCCCTGGTTTAGGGGAAATATACGTAGGAAAGACCATGATGGGAATTGTATTTGTTATTGTAGCACTGATATTGTCTGCAGCCATATACATGGTAACATTTTATGCATGGATAATATACATAGTCCTTTGGTTATACGCTATATATGATTCTTACACAAGTGCAAAAGCGTTAGAATAAGTTTTTAACCATTTGTTTTATTTTTTTTTATTTTTATTTTTGAATAATCTCACCACTTTCTGGTCACCTTTTTATAAAAGACAGTTCTTAATTAGAAACATGAGATTAGTACTGGCAGGCACAGGCAGTGCCGTGGGGAAAACCACCATCTCTACCGGGATAATGAAGGCTCTTTCCCAGGAGAGGGAAGTTCAACCCTTCAAGGCAGGCCCTGATTATATTGATACTACCTATCACACTTTGGCCACCGGCAACGTCAGCCGTAACCTGGATTCCTTTTTCATGAGTGACGGTCAGATCCGGGAAGCTTTCGAAAGAGGTTTAAAGATTTCCAATTCTGACATGGGAATTATAGAGGGGGTAAGAGGTCTTTACGAGGGAATAAGTCCTACTGGAGATGTGGGAAACACGGCATCCATTGCCAAGGCACTTAACGCCCCGGTGATTCTAATTCTCAATTCTCGCAGTCTGGTGAAAAGCGCGGCGGCCATTGTCATTGGGTTTAAAACCCTGGATCCCAGCATCAGAATCGAAGGTGTTATCCTGAACATGGTTAAAAACAGGAAGCACTACCTCAAAACCAAGGAAGCCGTGGAAAAACTGGCCGACACGCCGGTAATTGGGGGTATTCCCCGGGATGATTTCATCACAGTGGAGCAGCGCCACCTGGGATTGGTGCCTGCCGTGGAAAGGGAGAACATCAAGAAAAATATTGAAGACTGGGGCCGGGTCATGGAGGAAAACATCGACCTGGACACACTCACCAGTATAATGAAGGGGGCCGGGAAATTACCCATGGGCAGGGAACCTCTTTTCCAGCAGGAACACAGTGGCCGGGTGAAAATGGGCATAGCCCGAGATGAAGTGTTCACCTTTTATTATCAGGATAATTTAGAGGCTTTGGAATCTAATAATGCTGATCTGATCTATTTCAGTCCGTTACATGATGAGGAAGTGCCTGATGTGGATGGGATCTACATTGGGGGTGGTTATCCCGAGATATTCGCCCGGGAACTGGAGGCCAATCAGGCCATGCGCCACTCCCTGAAGCAGTTCCACCAGGAGGAAAGGCCCATATATGCTGAATGTGGAGGGCTTATGTATCTAACTCGTTCCATAAACCAGCACCAGATGTGTGATGTTTTTCCCTATGACTCCCATATGACCAAGAAACCCCAGGCCCTAAGTTATGTTATTGCCCGGGCCGCCCATGACAACATCATCATTCCTGAAGGAGAAGTCTTCCATGGACACGAATTCCACTACTCCAAACTGGAACTGGATGGAACCCAACCAAAATTTGCTTTTGATATCTTAAGGGGTCGTGGAGTCACTGAAAACCGTGATGGTCTAATGAGTAAAAACACCCTGGCCAGTTACGTGCATACCCATGTGGCAGCTTGCCCCTCCTTTGCCAGTAGATTGGTGAGGGCAGCCGCCGATGATCAGTAATGGAAGATTGCAAAGTTCAAAAAACCTTTTCAAGACTTAAAAA
Protein-coding sequences here:
- a CDS encoding signal peptidase I — translated: MPKKQRNKKVKPAPSSKEKTGMWREIASYVVIILVGIVLAQHLNVVVSGSMEPVFYRGDVVVIEKSNFIGLQEINPSDLKVGDIVIYNATWFPEPVIHRIISIQEGSDGQKYYVTKGDNNPKADPSLVSVNQVQAKVVSIGNQPLVIPKIGYITLWIRGL
- the ilvD gene encoding dihydroxy-acid dehydratase; the protein is MRSDNITKGMQRAPHRSLLRACGVTDDEMDRPFIGVANSFTDIVPGHIHLKQIADAVKLGISQAGGVPFEFSTMAICDGIAMNHEGMRYSLASREIVADTVESMAQAHSLDALVLLPTCDKIVPGMLMAAARLDIPSIVVTGGPMLPGEYKGEAVDLIDVFEAVGQVSAGKMSKEELDELEHCACPGAGSCAGLFTANSMACLTEAMGMSLPYCATTHAVDSRKIQMARESGEKIMELVKKNITPSMIMTQEAFYNAVVVDLALGGSSNTTLHLPAIANELRDKGVEVNLDLFDSLSREIPHLAAISPSGKHTMLDLHKAGGIPAVLKVLKDQIHAKALTCTGDPLESNFLDAEVTDTTVIHSLEDPVHQEGGIAVLKGNLAPNGSVVKQAAVSADMLTHEGPAKVFNSEEEATQGIFNGEVKEQDVIVIRYEGPRGGPGMREMLNPTSAISGMGIKSVALITDGRFSGGTRGPCIGHVSPEAMSNGPIAIVEDGDIIRIDIPQRKLELDVAEDEIKRRLDQAKHPEKQLKGWLARYSRLASSADEGAILK
- a CDS encoding MgtC/SapB family protein codes for the protein MDMLLILKFLISLALGALIGIERERKQEGAEFAGIRTFILIALMGTLSAYMSKDLPYFWLLSFSGVVVLVGLSYLISTRKNGDVGITTEIAAFLTFILGLLCFTDEGMLLAPILAIILTTILAVKPHLHQFAHQVSEKELLNTLKFLIIAFVILPLLPDEAIGPLAVFNPFQIWLMVVFISAISFTGYILMKFIGPEKGLGVTGVVGGLVSSTAVVTSMAARVKESQFLMKAAVFAATVASSMMFLRILFEVSVINPLLLPHLSAPMIVMGVLGILLGIIIWKRAEIRQMDADLQLENPFSLKPALIFGALFLAILFLSKIANMYLGSSGVYLASIISGVADVDAITISMALLAPETIPHNTAVTAITLAAISNTFFKFLIALFLGTRKFARNIGIIFLIIIIAGIISVLVL
- a CDS encoding GNAT family N-acetyltransferase — encoded protein: MEYALRVCQKRDFMYLKEIYLECVELHQKNGYFLKKLPDAPEIFLQYVEELMESADALVLVAAGDKGVMGYCISKVGEKPPVYADVRYGLIDNLAVAEEYQRKGVGEQLFQESVNWFKEKGLSRIELEVAVFNPKSVNFWKKMGFKTFMNLMEWEM
- a CDS encoding threonine--tRNA ligase; its protein translation is MRILLIHSDHLKYQTKSKTRIAEEIGEEKKKGQFENALVVFTAVEKEDEKNPTAVVDNAVKEIMDVAGKIKAENIVIYPYAHLSSSLGAPDIAKDILANMESALLSRDLPVSRVPFGWYKAFEVSCKGHPLSELSRSISSEVTEDVKEESEEEESQFYILNKGELLDIEDYTYQSEDLEKLVDYELGRGESTGEEPPHVKLMREKKLADYEPSADVGHLRWYPKGRLIRDLLSDYVYTLVTDRGAMPVETPIMYDLADEAIRVHAEKFGERQYRMTSGKKDLMLRFAACFGAFRILADSFLTWKNLPVGIYELSTYSFRLEKKGEVVGLKRLRGFTMPDLHTVCSDVEQSLQEFESQIEMCKGTGEDLDVNYEVIFRATADFMEENREWINQAAARIGKPVLMEILPKRKHYWICKMDFAALDALGRPIENPTIQIDVESGERFGITYIDSEEKEHHPYILHCSPTGSIERVICSLLEKSALDMKDKVPMLPVWLAPTQVRVIPIAERHNEYAHKLAQQIEDARIRVDVDDRPETVGKKIRNAGGEWVSYVIVIGDREMEAGSELTVNVRETGQKVSMGLQELIEVIQLETKGMPFRPLPLPVDLSRRVNF
- a CDS encoding M24 family metallopeptidase, giving the protein MEKVPLSELEARISSFRNMMAVSNPEWEIAAIFSKINQYYFTGTMQDGMLIIPREGEPTLWVRRSYERSQDESLFPSIKPMKSFRDAKKEFKTLPDTVYLETEVVPLALYQRFNKHFPFKDFKPVDQQLATVRAVKSNYELSLMRKSGKIHQRVAEDLLPDVLQEGMSEADLAVTIFKTLVEEGHDGLTRFGMFDNEMVVGHVGFGDSSIYPTYFDGASGTRGLSPAAPVLGSRQRKLKKGDLVFVDVGCAFNGYNTDKTMTYMFGSSLPQHAIETHHKCVEIQNEIAKMLKPGAIPSQIYHRIMDNLDEDFLENFMGFGPRKVKFLGHAIGLLIDELPVIAERFDQPLQEGMVFAVEPKNGIAGVGMVGIENTFIVTPRGGECITGDNPGLVPVF
- a CDS encoding ParA family protein, which codes for MAEIISILNQKGGCGKTTTAVNLSAALALLGKKVLVIDMDPQANATTAFGVQKNEENSVYRVLTGEQTMDQAIVPTEISGLDVLPSHISLSGAEVELSKDIGFPFILKESVDGLLDDYDYVLLDVPPSLGILTINSLVAADSVIIPIQAEFYALEGMADLLDAMNLVESRLKSPSPIKGILITLYDSRTRLGRDVYRNVKQYFGDREYIFKTTIPRNVKLAEAPSHGKPCIIYDEECIGTEAYNDLAKEFLSLSNDLEDNK
- a CDS encoding ATPase AAA — protein: MTAKKGESALGRGLDALIRKEKPEEAMPVEKKPVKKKTTKTVSRTSKAKTSPQPRKTKTSEDPNKIIVDGVIMEVRKNPRISLWSARSAAVLRFLKNTKPAFSISKEASALIEEAVQQKYPEIWEMFEKENF
- a CDS encoding helix-hairpin-helix domain-containing protein, whose protein sequence is MEMEKLRILGEASQHDLCNYVSLNKENFTSPKLPGIYHAHTQSGCQVPLFKVLMSNHCTSDCNYCINHCHNRFDRVEFSPQELISLFLHYYQNHYAEGLFLSSGMPGDSDVAMENMVEVARKLRLEYEYQGYIHLKVIPGASYDMIKRAMSLADRVSVNLESATVTGFQELTSTKDYHNDVLRRMKWIGRLKRRHPEMAPSGQSTQLIVGANNETDHDVLKRAQWLHKHLNINLSYLSPFEPLKDTPLEGHAQPEEKRSPRLYQAQFLLNSYGFSLDEITLDEEGFLILDEDPKMLWAQSHPDLFPVEVNEASLKDLMRVPGIGKKSAQRIIENRRRGVKFTEMDELKKIGVVVKRAEPFLQLNHARQTTLSF